A single Osmerus mordax isolate fOsmMor3 chromosome 7, fOsmMor3.pri, whole genome shotgun sequence DNA region contains:
- the kcnd1 gene encoding potassium voltage-gated channel subfamily D member 1, whose product MAAGVATWLPFARAAAVGWLPLAKKIMPKPPVEKKSRSDEILFVNVSGQRFQTWKNTLDRYPDTLLGSSEKEFFYNEDTQEYFFDRDPEMFRHILNFYRTGKLHYPRHECIQAFEEELAFYGIEPEIIGDCCMEEYRDRKKENQERLAEDTEAENAGDAPLPPDSTSRERLWRAFENPHTSTMALVFYYVTGFFIAVSVIANVVETVPCRPIKGSVKDLPCGEKYGLAFFCMDTACVLIFTFEYLARLFAAPSRCDFARSVMSVIDVVAILPYYIGLVMPENEDVSGAFVTLRVFRVFRIFKFSRHSQGLRILGYTLKSCASELGFLLFSLTMAIIIFATVMFYAEKGTRGSSFTSIPASFWYTIVTMTTLGLDRHNDDSAALCLKNRSAFEHQHHHLLHCLEKTTSHEFTDEMTYSEVCMTESVGYRTSRSTSISSQQGVQPSTCCPRRAKRRAIRLANSTVSVSRGSVQELDTLHIQKTTTIPQSRSSLNARTHDLKLNCDDRDFTAAIISIPTPPANTPDESLPPSPAIPGILRNSRATAFTHDTVKISSL is encoded by the exons ATGGCAGCTGGGGTGGCAACATGGCTGCCCTTCGCCCGGGCAGCTGCTGTGGGCTGGCTCCCTCTGGCCAAAAAGATCATGCCCAAGCCTCCCGTGGAGAAGAAGAGCCGCAGCGACGAGATCCTGTTTGTCAACGTGAGCGGCCAGCGCTTCCAGACGTGGAAGAACACCCTGGACCGCTACCCAGACACCCTGCTGGGCAGCTCCGAGAAGGAGTTCTTCTACAACGAGGACACTCAGGAATACTTCTTCGACCGGGATCCCGAGATGTTCCGGCACATCCTGAACTTCTACCGCACGGGCAAGCTGCACTACCCGCGCCACGAGTGCATCCAGGCCTTCGAAGAGGAGCTGGCCTTCTACGGCATCGAGCCGGAGATCATTGGCGACTGTTGCATGGAAGAGTACCGCGACAGGAAGAAGGAGAACCAGGAGCGGCTGGCCGAGGACACGGAGGCGGAGAACGCCGGCGACGCGCCCCTGCCGCCCGACAGCACGTCGCGCGAGCGGCTGTGGCGGGCCTTTGAgaacccccacacctccaccatggCGCTGGTCTTCTACTACGTGACGGGCTTCTTCATCGCCGTGTCGGTCATCGCCAACGTGGTGGAGACGGTGCCGTGCCGGCCCATCAAGGGCAGCGTGAAGGACCTGCCCTGCGGGGAGAAGTACGGCCTGGCCTTCTTCTGCATGGACACGGCCTGCGTCCTCATCTTCACCTTCGAGTACCTGGCGCGCCTGTTTGCCGCGCCCAGCCGCTGCGACTTTGCGCGCTCCGTGATGAGCGTGATCGACGTGGTGGCCATCCTGCCCTACTACATCGGCCTGGTGATGCCCGAGAACGAGGACGTGAGCGGGGCCTTCGTCACGCTGCGCGTGTTCCGGGTCTTCCGCATCTTCAAGTTCTCCCGTCACTCGCAGGGCCTGCGTATCCTAGGTTACACGCTGAAGAGCTGCGCCTCGGAGCTGGGcttcctgctcttctccctcaccATGGCCATCATCATCTTCGCCACCGTCATGTTCTACGCCGAGAAGGGCACCAGGGGCAGCAGCTTCACCAGTATCCCAGCATCCTTCTGGTACACCATCGTCACCATGACCACCCTGGG gctg GACCGTCATAACGATGACAGTGCAGCTCTGTGTCTGAAGAACAGGTCTGCGTTCGAACACCAACACCATCATCTGCTCCACTGCCTGGAGAAGACCACT aGTCACGAGTTTACAGATGAGATGACCTACAGCGAGGTGTGCATGACCGAGTCCGTGGGCTACCGGACCAGCCGCAGCACTTCCATCTCCAGCCAGCAGGGGGTGCAGCCGTCCACCTGCTGCCCGCGCCGGGCCAAGAGGAGGGCCATCCGCCTGGCCAACTCCACCGTGTCTGTCAGCAGGGGCAGCGTCCAGGAACTGGACACGCTCCACATCCAGAAGACCACCACCATCCCTCAGAG tcgctCCAGCCTGAATGCCAGGACCCATGACCTGAAGCTGAACTGTGACGACCGTGACTTCACGGCCGCCATCATCAGCATCCCCACCCCCCCGGCCAACACCCCTGACGAgagcctgcccccctccccagccatcCCAGGGATCCTGCGGAACTCCCGCGCCACCGCCTTCACCCATGATactgtcaagatctcctcctTATAA